AAATTCAATTTCTTGATGTATGGCACGAAGATAGAAGCGGCTACCAAATGGTCTACCGGAATATCAAAAAATCCTTGAATCTGGTCGGCATGAAGGTCGCAAGTCATTAATCGATCTGCTCCAGCTGCTTGCAGTACGTTGGCCATCAACTTTGCTGCGATTGAAACTCTCGGTTTGTCCTTTCTGTCTTGTCGTGCATAGCCGTAGTAAGGCACTACACAAGTCACAGACTTGGCACTGGCTCTTTTAGCCGCATCGATCATAAGTAAAAGCTCGATGAGATTGTCGGAAGGACCAGTAGATTGAATAATGAAAACATCGCAGCCACGAACAGTTTCATTGTAGCTAAATGATAGCTCACCATCGCTGAATTTCTTGGACGTTGAGTTTCCAAGCGGTTTGCCATAACTATTAGCGATTTTGGTGGCTAATTCTTTGGATCCGTTTCCGGCGAAGATTTTAACTGCAGACATGTCTCTTGCGTTAGTGAAATAAAAGAAGCTATCTCAATAGAGATAGCTTCTTTTTTTGTTGGTCTACTAGGGCTCGAACCTAGACTCTTCTGGACCAAAACCAGACGTGTTGCCAGTTACACCATAGACCAGTGTTGCACCCCTCTTATTTTGGGAACACAAAAGTAGATATTTGCCTGAATAATGCCAAGCCTTGGCGATAAAAAAGCTAAATATTTTTACTTTTTTCTACTGATGTCCCTTCACCCATTCTTTAGCGTTGATAAACGCCTGAATCCATGGGGTAATTTCATTAGCAGTCTCCGTGTAGTGCGCCCAGTTCCAAGGGAACAAAGAACGTTCTAAGTGAGGCATCATGGCGAGATGTCTTCCATCTTTTGAATACACACCCGCTACATTGTAATCAGATCCATTAGGATTGCCTGGATAGGCCTCGTGTGCATATTTCAAACAAACCGTATAATTACTTTCTGTTAGAGGTAACTCAAACTTACCTTCGCCATGAGCTACCCAAACACCCATTCTCGTATTCGACAAGTTGCCTAACATCACAGAATCGTTTTGAGGAATAGTGACATCAAGGAAAATAGACTCAAACTTGCCAGAAGCATTGTGAGCCATTTTAGGATGGTTTTCTATTTCAGGGAACACCAAGCCTAATTCCATCATCAGCTGACAACCGTTGCAAACCCCTAAACTCAGAGTGTCAGGTCGAGCGTAAAAATTCTTTAATGCTGTGTTAGCTTTTTCGTTGTAAAGGAAAGCGCCGGCCCAGCCTTTCGCTGATCCTAGTACATCTGAATTGGAGAAACCGCCAACAAATACGATCATGTTTACATCAGACAAATCCTCTCTACCTGAGATC
The sequence above is drawn from the Reichenbachiella sp. genome and encodes:
- a CDS encoding ribose-phosphate pyrophosphokinase, giving the protein MSAVKIFAGNGSKELATKIANSYGKPLGNSTSKKFSDGELSFSYNETVRGCDVFIIQSTGPSDNLIELLLMIDAAKRASAKSVTCVVPYYGYARQDRKDKPRVSIAAKLMANVLQAAGADRLMTCDLHADQIQGFFDIPVDHLVAASIFVPYIKKLNLDNLIFAAPDVGSTKRVREFAKFFEAEMVVCDKHRKRANEVASMQVIGDVEGKNVILVDDIIDTAGTLTKAANLLKEKGAISVRAFCTHPILSGKAYENVDSSELEELVVTDSIKINEGQSSKIKVASMAELFAKAIRKIHDHESISSLFIQ